One genomic segment of Catalinimonas alkaloidigena includes these proteins:
- a CDS encoding glucosamine-6-phosphate deaminase, whose amino-acid sequence MIKIEISTTKNELGKKAALNAAQKIEYAIQKKGNANIILATGASQFDTLHHLVENTEIDWSKVVMFHLDEYAGMEENHPASFRRYLRERFVDKVPALEAVYFIDGDREDLTEECRRLNTIINQHPIDVALVGIGENAHLAFNDPPANFEEKEPYIIVDLDEACRRQQMGEGWFASLEDVPKKAISMSVMQIMKSKSIICSVPDQRKAVAVSNCLEKEVSNMYPASILQKHSDCTLYLDTASASLLSSSQK is encoded by the coding sequence ATGATCAAAATTGAAATTTCTACGACTAAAAACGAATTAGGAAAGAAGGCAGCCCTTAATGCTGCTCAGAAAATTGAGTATGCCATTCAGAAAAAGGGGAATGCCAATATCATTTTGGCTACCGGCGCAAGTCAGTTTGATACTTTACATCATCTGGTTGAAAACACTGAAATAGACTGGTCAAAAGTTGTCATGTTTCATCTAGATGAATATGCTGGCATGGAGGAAAATCATCCTGCCAGTTTCAGGAGGTATTTACGAGAGCGTTTTGTAGACAAAGTTCCTGCCCTGGAAGCAGTTTATTTTATAGATGGAGACAGAGAAGACTTAACGGAAGAGTGCAGAAGACTGAATACTATTATCAATCAGCATCCTATAGATGTGGCATTGGTAGGTATCGGAGAAAACGCGCACCTTGCTTTTAATGATCCTCCTGCGAATTTTGAAGAGAAAGAACCTTACATCATTGTAGACCTGGATGAAGCTTGCCGCAGGCAACAGATGGGCGAAGGCTGGTTTGCCAGTCTGGAAGATGTGCCCAAAAAAGCAATAAGCATGTCGGTAATGCAGATTATGAAATCCAAAAGCATTATCTGTTCCGTGCCTGACCAGCGAAAAGCAGTGGCGGTCAGTAACTGCCTGGAAAAAGAAGTATCCAATATGTACCCTGCTTCAATTTTACAGAAGCATTCTGATTGTACATTATACCTGGACACTGCATCCGCTTCATTGCTTTCAAGCAGTCAAAAATAG
- a CDS encoding Nramp family divalent metal transporter gives MKHKILLALSAIGPGLFLIGYNIGTGSVTTMAKAGAEYGMTLFWALILSCLFTYILMVAYGQLTLVSGKTALFNIKTEIKGGKLLALYIMTTLIIGEMLALIGIMGIVAELVQEGIRLLTNGFLLDTSWIIMIFVLLLYLLLWFGRYKIFERILTIFVILMALCFMMVFFMVKPSFPSILAGIVPGIPDTPGAFGLVAAMAGTTCSAAVFIMRSTVVAEKGWTIQHLKSEKRDAFVSALMMLFLSGIIMAVSAGTLHLMGLKLDNTLEMISLFEPLGGKLAAFLLILGIVGAGLSTVFPIVLIAPWLISDFSGRPRNIRSPMFRILILLGLLFAFGSIFMDQSPPLLLIFSQAFQAAILPAVAIPVFILLNKKNVMVQNLASHKMNLGLAAVIIFAFITTYFAIIDFF, from the coding sequence ATGAAGCATAAAATCCTGTTGGCTCTGAGTGCAATAGGGCCGGGCTTATTTTTGATAGGCTATAACATTGGGACCGGGAGCGTTACTACCATGGCCAAGGCAGGTGCAGAGTATGGCATGACCTTATTCTGGGCACTCATCCTTTCCTGTCTGTTTACTTATATCTTAATGGTAGCCTATGGTCAACTTACCTTGGTATCAGGAAAAACTGCGCTTTTTAATATCAAAACAGAGATTAAGGGTGGGAAACTGCTGGCACTCTACATCATGACGACTTTAATTATCGGAGAAATGCTGGCATTGATAGGCATCATGGGAATAGTGGCTGAACTGGTGCAGGAAGGAATAAGGTTACTTACCAATGGCTTTTTACTGGATACCAGCTGGATAATAATGATCTTTGTGTTGCTGTTATACCTCTTACTCTGGTTTGGGAGATATAAGATTTTTGAAAGAATACTGACCATATTCGTCATCCTGATGGCGCTCTGTTTCATGATGGTTTTTTTTATGGTAAAGCCCTCTTTTCCCTCAATCCTTGCCGGCATAGTTCCCGGCATACCTGATACTCCCGGAGCTTTTGGCCTGGTGGCAGCCATGGCAGGAACCACCTGCTCAGCGGCTGTTTTTATTATGCGCAGTACAGTAGTGGCTGAGAAAGGCTGGACCATCCAACATTTGAAAAGCGAGAAAAGAGATGCATTCGTTTCTGCTTTAATGATGCTATTCCTAAGTGGTATTATCATGGCTGTGTCAGCAGGAACTTTACACCTGATGGGACTCAAACTGGATAACACACTTGAGATGATCAGTCTCTTTGAGCCTCTGGGTGGAAAATTGGCTGCTTTTCTGCTGATTCTGGGCATTGTAGGTGCCGGGCTTTCCACTGTCTTTCCCATTGTACTGATAGCTCCCTGGCTGATTTCAGACTTTAGCGGCAGGCCGAGAAATATCCGTTCCCCTATGTTCAGAATATTGATACTACTGGGTTTGCTATTTGCGTTCGGTTCAATTTTTATGGATCAGAGTCCTCCTCTTTTACTTATATTTTCTCAGGCTTTTCAGGCAGCGATTTTACCGGCAGTAGCCATTCCTGTTTTTATTTTATTGAATAAAAAAAATGTTATGGTCCAAAACCTCGCTTCGCATAAGATGAATCTTGGGCTCGCTGCTGTCATCATTTTTGCCTTTATCACTACTTATTTCGCTATTATTGACTTTTTCTAA
- a CDS encoding Gfo/Idh/MocA family protein — protein MSIKNRREFLKLSALSSTFLGLSPATAYTKDNITEKLRALTEAKASSGTSVMGLKVAPIEQVKVAILGLGNRGTGHIRQMQAVYPKARITAICDIRAQQTDAAMAFLKEHNQKPEVFTDTEDAWKDMVKRDDIDLVLIATPWDLHVPMSVYAMQQGKHVALEVPAATSLDGCWALVNTAEETQRNCMMLENVCYGDEELWILNMVSQGVFGTLTYGEAAYIHNLADKLLNKDAYYQQWRGHQHLNNDGNLYPTHGLGPVAQYMDIGRGDSFAHLVSMSSIQEALHEESLTLEKDNVFYERDDFAHGDMNNSLIKTAKGRTILVQHDVVTPRPYSRINALAGTKAYHEGYPSRLSIKGEGHEWISEARYNEMRERYKHPIWNSLKSEIEKNGGHGGMDFLQTYRLIDCLNKGLPLDMDVYDGVNWSVVTPLSKVSVELGSVPVKFPDFTRGKWKEKRSYGIMTNI, from the coding sequence ATGTCAATCAAAAACAGAAGGGAATTTCTCAAACTATCTGCCCTGAGCAGTACATTTTTGGGCTTATCCCCAGCCACAGCATATACAAAGGATAACATCACAGAAAAGCTTAGGGCACTTACCGAAGCTAAAGCCTCAAGCGGCACATCGGTAATGGGACTTAAGGTAGCCCCCATTGAGCAGGTGAAAGTAGCGATCCTAGGATTGGGAAACCGAGGTACAGGCCATATCAGGCAGATGCAGGCAGTCTACCCCAAAGCCAGGATTACAGCTATCTGTGATATCAGGGCGCAGCAGACGGATGCTGCCATGGCTTTTTTGAAAGAGCACAATCAAAAGCCTGAAGTCTTTACGGATACTGAAGATGCCTGGAAAGACATGGTCAAAAGGGATGACATTGACCTGGTACTAATCGCTACCCCCTGGGATCTGCATGTACCCATGTCCGTGTATGCCATGCAGCAGGGCAAGCATGTAGCGCTTGAAGTGCCTGCTGCCACCTCACTGGATGGCTGTTGGGCCTTGGTCAATACCGCTGAAGAAACTCAGCGCAACTGTATGATGCTGGAGAATGTGTGCTACGGTGATGAAGAACTCTGGATATTGAATATGGTATCTCAAGGGGTATTTGGAACGCTCACCTACGGAGAAGCGGCTTACATTCATAATCTGGCAGATAAACTGCTCAATAAAGACGCTTATTATCAGCAATGGAGAGGGCATCAGCACCTCAACAATGACGGAAACCTATACCCTACCCATGGCCTGGGGCCGGTAGCACAATATATGGACATCGGCAGAGGCGACAGCTTTGCACATCTGGTATCCATGAGCAGTATACAGGAAGCATTGCATGAAGAAAGCCTTACGCTGGAAAAAGACAATGTCTTCTACGAGCGTGATGATTTTGCTCACGGAGATATGAATAATTCCCTCATTAAAACCGCTAAAGGCAGAACCATTCTGGTACAGCATGATGTGGTAACGCCCCGTCCCTACAGCAGAATTAATGCCCTGGCAGGTACTAAAGCTTATCATGAAGGCTACCCCAGCCGACTGTCTATTAAAGGGGAAGGACATGAGTGGATATCAGAAGCCCGCTACAATGAGATGAGAGAACGCTACAAGCACCCGATCTGGAATAGCCTGAAAAGCGAAATAGAGAAAAATGGAGGGCATGGAGGTATGGATTTCCTCCAGACATACCGCCTGATAGATTGCCTGAACAAAGGGCTGCCCCTGGATATGGATGTATATGATGGTGTCAACTGGTCGGTGGTGACCCCGCTTTCCAAAGTCTCAGTTGAGCTGGGAAGTGTGCCCGTAAAATTTCCTGATTTTACCAGGGGCAAGTGGAAGGAAAAAAGAAGTTATGGAATCATGACCAACATATAG
- the pta gene encoding phosphate acetyltransferase, producing MASSIYLATSEAHCGKSLVCLGIMEMVLRKTKRVGVFRPVISGKRNGRDKNIDLLIRHFNLDISYEETFSFTRKEARNLILEGQYNKLLNQVIEEYKALEKKCDFVLCEGTDFSDESSSFDFDINVDIAKNLGCPVLILGRGDMDRELEEVISPVRLTYELFADKECDILGVIINRVRSALAHELLLEIRNTIKDKELLVSVIPENIVLQSPTIREVAEHLDADVLYGEDLMEKQSYRYSVAAMQLQNYLPHITENCLVITPGDRGDIILSALQAHQSQNYPPISGILMTTKLLPEESIKRLLDGLPSLVPILSVGYNTYNTVAKLGTLTSYITPDNHTKITISKKLFEKYVDTTALQQKISSVRARGITPKMFQYNLVQKARDAKKHIVLPEGNDERILKAAEILIEQDIVKLTILGKPEEVKNQIARHGVRIDTEQVPIINPAESDYLEGFIDRYVEIRKSKGATRDNARDALVDVSYFGTMMVLEGLADGMVSGAAHTTQHTIRPAFQLIKTKPGVSIVSSVFFMALEDRVLVYGDCAINPNPNAEQLAEIAISSADTSQAFDIEPKVAMLSYSSGESGKGEEVEKVRKATKIVKDKRPDLKVEGPIQYDAAVDKEVGTKKMPDSEVAGNASVLIFPDLNTGNNTYKAVQRETGALAIGPILQGLRKPVNDLSRGCTVADIVNTVVITAIQSQKMSVPTKEKEKVK from the coding sequence ATGGCAAGCTCAATTTATCTGGCAACTTCAGAGGCGCATTGTGGAAAATCACTGGTATGTCTGGGCATCATGGAAATGGTGCTGCGCAAGACCAAAAGGGTGGGTGTATTTCGTCCGGTTATTAGCGGAAAAAGAAACGGTAGAGATAAAAATATTGACCTGCTTATTCGCCACTTTAACCTGGATATTTCGTACGAAGAGACTTTTTCTTTTACCCGCAAAGAAGCAAGAAATCTTATCCTGGAGGGACAATACAACAAACTGCTAAACCAGGTCATTGAAGAGTACAAAGCGCTGGAGAAAAAGTGTGACTTTGTGCTTTGTGAGGGTACAGACTTTAGCGACGAAAGCTCCTCTTTTGATTTTGACATCAATGTGGATATAGCGAAAAACCTGGGCTGTCCGGTATTGATACTGGGAAGAGGGGATATGGACCGTGAACTGGAGGAAGTCATCAGTCCGGTAAGACTTACCTATGAATTGTTCGCTGACAAAGAGTGTGATATTCTGGGGGTGATCATCAACCGTGTGAGGTCTGCCCTGGCGCATGAACTTTTGCTGGAGATTCGCAATACTATCAAGGACAAAGAGCTGCTGGTATCGGTGATTCCTGAAAATATAGTATTGCAAAGCCCCACCATTCGGGAAGTGGCAGAGCATCTGGACGCTGATGTACTATATGGAGAAGATCTGATGGAAAAGCAGTCGTATCGCTACTCGGTGGCGGCCATGCAATTGCAAAACTATCTTCCGCACATTACGGAAAACTGCCTGGTCATCACACCGGGAGATCGTGGCGATATTATCTTAAGTGCGCTGCAAGCCCATCAGTCACAGAACTACCCGCCCATCAGCGGTATACTGATGACCACCAAACTCTTACCCGAAGAGTCTATCAAAAGACTGCTGGATGGGCTTCCCAGCCTGGTGCCCATTCTCTCGGTAGGCTATAATACATACAATACAGTGGCTAAACTAGGTACACTGACATCTTACATCACCCCGGATAATCATACCAAAATCACCATCAGTAAGAAGCTTTTTGAAAAGTATGTGGACACAACTGCGCTTCAGCAAAAGATCAGCAGTGTGCGTGCCCGGGGTATTACGCCAAAAATGTTTCAGTACAATCTGGTACAAAAAGCCAGAGATGCCAAGAAGCATATTGTTTTGCCCGAAGGTAATGATGAACGCATACTCAAAGCCGCAGAAATACTGATTGAACAGGATATTGTTAAACTGACGATCCTGGGTAAACCGGAAGAAGTAAAAAATCAAATTGCCCGGCACGGTGTCAGAATAGATACTGAACAGGTGCCTATCATTAATCCGGCGGAATCTGATTATCTGGAAGGCTTTATTGACCGTTATGTAGAGATCAGAAAAAGCAAAGGCGCTACGCGTGACAATGCCCGCGATGCCCTGGTAGATGTGTCTTACTTTGGTACCATGATGGTGCTGGAGGGTTTGGCCGACGGCATGGTTTCCGGTGCCGCTCACACGACCCAGCACACCATTCGTCCGGCATTTCAACTGATCAAAACCAAGCCCGGTGTATCCATTGTCTCTTCCGTGTTCTTCATGGCATTGGAAGACAGGGTATTGGTCTACGGCGACTGTGCGATAAATCCCAACCCAAATGCGGAGCAGCTGGCGGAAATCGCGATATCCTCAGCAGATACCAGTCAGGCTTTTGACATAGAACCTAAAGTAGCGATGCTGTCTTACTCATCCGGTGAATCGGGTAAGGGAGAAGAGGTAGAGAAGGTGAGAAAAGCTACTAAAATTGTGAAGGATAAAAGGCCTGACCTGAAAGTAGAAGGTCCCATACAATACGATGCCGCGGTAGATAAAGAAGTCGGTACTAAGAAGATGCCCGATTCTGAAGTGGCCGGAAATGCCAGCGTACTGATCTTCCCCGATCTAAACACCGGAAATAATACCTATAAAGCGGTACAAAGAGAAACCGGAGCACTTGCCATTGGTCCAATACTGCAGGGTTTACGCAAGCCGGTGAATGACCTAAGTCGTGGCTGTACAGTTGCAGACATAGTGAATACGGTCGTCATTACGGCGATACAGTCGCAAAAGATGAGCGTGCCAACTAAAGAGAAAGAGAAGGTGAAATAG
- a CDS encoding amidohydrolase family protein codes for MKSIIKVFYLGLLISVPLFQSCSPTSEAVQGNEKTESEFYSLNDFQSVKKIDAHVHISMDSDTAILSQAAEDNFRLLTVNYYAASGIPIEEQQAFAVQQVNAFPERIAWATTFSLENFNEDGWHDEVISYLQDSFAKGAIAVKVWKNIGFFLKDKNGELVMIDNPRFDPILDFLADNNIPLIGHLGEHRNSWLPLEEMTVKGNRDYAAAHPDEHMYLHPERPSYEDYIAVRDHMLEKHPDLHFIGAHLGSLEWSVDELAKRLDKFPNMAVDMAERISHVQYQTLTEWQKVRDFFIKYQDRLIYATDLRSTAMDIVNNGITDPEGIKKHAHTVWLRHWKFFTTDEKMRVPKVDGEFKGLKLPREVVDKIYYHNAVKWFPEILNE; via the coding sequence ATGAAATCCATCATTAAGGTGTTTTACCTTGGTCTGTTGATCTCAGTACCACTATTTCAAAGCTGTTCACCTACTAGCGAAGCTGTCCAGGGAAATGAAAAAACTGAATCTGAATTCTATTCGCTAAATGATTTTCAATCTGTAAAGAAGATAGATGCCCATGTGCACATTAGCATGGATAGCGATACGGCAATTCTCTCTCAGGCAGCTGAGGACAATTTTCGTTTGTTAACCGTAAATTATTACGCTGCTTCAGGGATACCTATTGAAGAACAACAAGCCTTTGCGGTACAGCAGGTCAACGCATTTCCTGAGCGCATTGCCTGGGCTACCACTTTTTCATTAGAAAACTTCAATGAAGACGGCTGGCATGATGAGGTGATTTCATATCTGCAAGACTCTTTCGCCAAGGGGGCTATAGCTGTGAAGGTGTGGAAGAATATTGGTTTCTTTCTGAAGGACAAAAATGGAGAACTGGTGATGATTGACAATCCTCGTTTTGATCCTATACTGGATTTTCTGGCGGATAATAACATTCCGTTAATCGGGCATTTGGGAGAACACCGAAATTCCTGGTTGCCCCTGGAAGAAATGACAGTGAAAGGCAACAGAGATTATGCGGCCGCCCATCCTGATGAACATATGTACTTACACCCTGAGCGACCCTCATATGAAGATTATATTGCGGTAAGAGACCATATGCTGGAAAAGCATCCTGATTTACATTTTATCGGTGCCCATCTGGGTAGTCTGGAATGGAGTGTAGATGAGTTGGCAAAACGCCTGGATAAATTTCCAAATATGGCGGTAGATATGGCAGAAAGAATTTCCCATGTTCAGTATCAAACCTTAACAGAATGGCAAAAAGTAAGAGACTTCTTTATCAAATACCAGGACCGGCTGATCTATGCTACTGATCTGAGAAGTACTGCCATGGATATCGTTAATAATGGAATTACAGATCCTGAAGGGATAAAAAAGCATGCGCATACCGTCTGGCTCAGGCATTGGAAGTTCTTCACCACGGATGAAAAGATGCGGGTGCCCAAAGTTGATGGTGAATTCAAAGGCTTAAAATTACCGCGTGAGGTGGTGGATAAAATATACTATCATAATGCGGTAAAATGGTTTCCTGAAATCCTCAATGAATAG
- a CDS encoding Gfo/Idh/MocA family protein encodes MKSDTNMTNSYASGRRQFIKASSAALGGTLLYQLPVESGAYATGDDTLKIALIGCGKRGAGAAVQALSADENVKLVAMADAFRDRLDETYGNLKKIGNVKEKVEVPEEHKFVGFDAYKDAIALADVVLLATPPAFRPMHFEQAINAGKHVFMEKPLASDAPGIRKILAAGKEAKKKNLSVVVGLQNRYDPVYQEFVGRLKDGAIGEIISSTCYYMIGHVTLLPRQAGQSEMEYQMRNWRYFCWLWAGSPAGLQIHNTDVVNWVKGAYPVKAQGVGGRAAYQGPDKGDIFDHFYIEYEYADGSKLHSQIRTIDGTYNQGGSFFQGTKGSGDMKKGLVDMQGKSLWRTRGIKEINPYQQEHDELFAAIRKGKSINDTEWAAKSSMMTIMGRMAAHSGQMIQWEDAINSELSLLPERFAWDAEPPVLPGPDGNYPIPIPGQTQVL; translated from the coding sequence ATGAAAAGTGATACAAATATGACTAATAGCTATGCTTCCGGTCGTCGTCAATTTATAAAAGCCTCTTCAGCGGCTTTGGGAGGCACACTCTTGTACCAGCTGCCAGTAGAGAGCGGTGCCTATGCGACGGGTGATGATACTTTGAAAATAGCCCTTATTGGCTGTGGCAAACGAGGAGCAGGTGCTGCAGTACAGGCATTGAGTGCCGATGAAAATGTAAAACTGGTGGCTATGGCCGACGCTTTTCGCGACAGGCTGGATGAGACTTACGGTAATCTTAAGAAGATAGGAAATGTCAAAGAGAAAGTAGAAGTACCTGAGGAACATAAATTTGTAGGTTTTGATGCCTACAAAGATGCCATTGCACTCGCGGATGTTGTGCTCCTGGCCACTCCTCCTGCTTTTCGTCCCATGCATTTTGAACAAGCCATCAATGCCGGCAAACATGTTTTTATGGAGAAACCGCTGGCTTCTGATGCGCCCGGTATTCGCAAAATACTGGCTGCCGGAAAGGAAGCTAAAAAGAAAAACCTGAGTGTGGTTGTTGGCTTACAGAATCGCTATGATCCCGTTTACCAGGAATTTGTAGGTCGCCTAAAAGATGGAGCCATTGGTGAGATCATTTCGTCTACCTGCTACTACATGATAGGGCATGTCACATTGTTGCCCCGGCAGGCTGGTCAGTCGGAGATGGAGTATCAGATGCGCAACTGGCGTTATTTCTGTTGGTTATGGGCAGGCTCACCGGCAGGCTTGCAGATACATAATACCGATGTAGTCAATTGGGTGAAAGGCGCTTATCCTGTCAAAGCACAAGGTGTAGGAGGTCGTGCAGCCTATCAAGGACCCGACAAAGGAGATATTTTTGATCACTTTTATATTGAGTATGAATATGCGGATGGCAGTAAACTCCATAGCCAGATACGTACCATTGACGGGACCTATAATCAGGGAGGTTCATTCTTTCAGGGTACAAAAGGCTCAGGTGATATGAAGAAGGGATTAGTAGATATGCAGGGTAAATCTCTCTGGAGGACCAGAGGAATAAAAGAAATTAATCCCTACCAGCAGGAACATGATGAACTGTTTGCCGCGATAAGAAAAGGAAAATCTATCAATGATACGGAATGGGCTGCAAAAAGCAGTATGATGACCATCATGGGACGTATGGCCGCCCATTCAGGCCAAATGATACAGTGGGAGGATGCTATCAACTCAGAGCTGAGCCTGCTCCCTGAAAGATTCGCATGGGATGCTGAGCCTCCCGTGCTACCCGGCCCGGATGGCAATTATCCCATTCCGATTCCCGGACAAACTCAAGTGCTGTAA
- a CDS encoding FG-GAP-like repeat-containing protein: MLRKPLHYLLHLSLPFLYMACSSQGSIESSEDAQKSTVELELLTYNNPDLNVDLGVGLWAWPLPMDYDQDGDMDMLVSCPDTPFRGLYFFENDGTTYEGITSFKPPVKIETSVKNIQLSYINDEPKVMAPGIEYRNFRDAKLNEVDSLFDAELLEGLHDKIRFNQWKYVDYENDGDLDIIVGIDEWEEYGWDNAFDENGNWTNGPLHGYVYLLENVEGQYENRGKLLAGGKPLEVYGAPSPNMYDFDGDGDLDLICGEFLDKLSWFENTGTRVKPVYAEGRILTNSEGIIKMDLEMIIPVGVDWDNDGDMDLVIGDEDGRVALVENTGATKDNMPVFASPHYFKQQAENVKFGALVTPYSVDWDDDGDEDLICGNSAGYIGFIENLDGGNPPQWDAPKLLEAEGEVIRIVAGENGSIQGPAEAKWGYTTLTVNDWDGDGLKDIIVNSIWGKVAWYQNVGSSNNPVLAKAQPVKVKWEQNPPKPEWNWWNPESNQLSTQWRTTPVTTDWNDDGLMDLLMLDHEGYLVFFERFEEGDELLLLPGKRIFYGVNGSGFDAKHGVKDSTAGILQLNVNLYGSSGRRKIAVADWDGDDDKDLLVNSLNVSLMENLGTEDGMVNFRNKGALSGVKLAGHTTSPTIVDWDKDGKPALLIGAEDGHLYYLNNE; the protein is encoded by the coding sequence ATGCTAAGAAAACCTCTACACTACCTCCTTCATCTTTCATTGCCTTTTCTTTATATGGCGTGCAGCAGTCAGGGAAGTATAGAATCCAGTGAAGATGCACAAAAATCTACTGTGGAATTAGAACTGCTAACTTACAATAACCCTGATCTAAATGTAGATTTGGGGGTAGGCTTATGGGCCTGGCCTTTGCCCATGGATTATGATCAAGATGGGGATATGGATATGCTGGTATCCTGCCCAGACACTCCCTTCCGGGGTTTGTATTTTTTTGAAAATGATGGCACTACCTATGAGGGAATCACCAGCTTTAAACCTCCTGTCAAAATAGAGACCAGTGTAAAAAACATACAACTCTCATATATAAATGACGAACCCAAAGTCATGGCCCCGGGTATAGAATATCGGAACTTCAGAGACGCCAAGCTGAATGAGGTAGATAGTCTTTTTGATGCTGAGTTACTGGAAGGGCTGCATGATAAGATCAGGTTCAACCAGTGGAAGTATGTCGACTATGAGAATGATGGGGATCTGGATATCATCGTAGGCATTGATGAGTGGGAAGAATACGGCTGGGACAATGCATTTGATGAAAATGGTAACTGGACAAATGGACCTTTACATGGCTATGTCTATCTGCTGGAAAATGTAGAGGGGCAATATGAAAACCGAGGTAAGCTCTTAGCCGGTGGTAAGCCGCTGGAAGTATATGGCGCCCCCTCTCCCAATATGTATGACTTTGATGGGGATGGCGACCTTGACCTCATCTGTGGCGAATTTTTGGACAAGCTGAGCTGGTTTGAAAATACCGGAACAAGGGTAAAACCAGTTTATGCCGAAGGAAGAATTTTAACAAATAGCGAAGGCATCATCAAAATGGACCTGGAGATGATTATTCCCGTAGGTGTGGATTGGGACAATGACGGAGATATGGATTTAGTCATTGGCGATGAAGATGGCAGGGTGGCTTTGGTAGAAAACACTGGCGCTACAAAGGACAATATGCCAGTTTTTGCTTCACCGCATTACTTCAAGCAGCAGGCAGAAAATGTAAAGTTTGGAGCTTTGGTAACTCCCTACAGTGTAGATTGGGATGATGATGGAGATGAAGACCTGATCTGTGGAAATTCAGCAGGTTATATCGGTTTTATTGAAAATCTGGATGGGGGAAATCCACCGCAGTGGGATGCACCAAAACTACTGGAAGCTGAAGGGGAAGTAATACGGATCGTGGCGGGTGAGAATGGCTCTATACAGGGGCCGGCGGAAGCCAAATGGGGTTATACCACATTGACAGTAAATGACTGGGATGGTGATGGCTTAAAGGATATTATCGTTAACTCTATCTGGGGAAAAGTAGCTTGGTATCAGAATGTGGGCAGCAGTAACAATCCTGTACTTGCTAAGGCTCAGCCTGTTAAAGTAAAATGGGAACAAAACCCGCCCAAGCCCGAATGGAACTGGTGGAATCCTGAAAGTAATCAACTTTCCACGCAGTGGCGCACCACACCCGTGACCACCGACTGGAATGATGATGGGCTGATGGACCTTCTTATGCTGGATCATGAAGGCTACCTGGTATTTTTTGAACGCTTTGAAGAAGGAGATGAATTACTGTTGCTACCCGGCAAAAGAATTTTTTATGGTGTCAATGGATCAGGTTTTGATGCAAAGCATGGAGTGAAGGACAGTACAGCAGGCATACTACAGCTTAATGTGAATCTTTATGGAAGTAGTGGCCGGAGAAAAATAGCAGTGGCGGACTGGGACGGAGACGACGATAAAGACTTACTGGTCAATAGCTTAAATGTTTCTTTGATGGAAAATCTAGGTACCGAAGATGGAATGGTGAACTTCAGGAATAAAGGGGCACTTTCAGGAGTAAAACTGGCGGGACATACGACCAGCCCCACCATAGTAGATTGGGATAAAGACGGTAAACCAGCATTGCTGATAGGAGCAGAAGATGGTCATCTGTATTATCTGAACAATGAGTAA